A genome region from Acidobacteriota bacterium includes the following:
- a CDS encoding excisionase family DNA-binding protein, which produces MDAFLTVNEIGKLLKVERDTVIRWIISGRLRAFKPGNGRIWRVERADFQGFIKGGADFREKYQV; this is translated from the coding sequence TTGGACGCTTTCTTGACCGTCAATGAAATCGGGAAGCTTCTCAAAGTCGAGCGCGATACGGTGATCCGCTGGATCATATCTGGCCGCCTCCGCGCTTTCAAGCCCGGAAACGGGCGCATCTGGCGGGTGGAGCGGGCAGACTTCCAGGGCTTCATCAAAGGCGGGGCCGACTTTCGAGAAAAATACCAGGTTTAG
- a CDS encoding helix-turn-helix domain-containing protein, producing MTKAEAAEFLRISLDTLEKLMRRGLPYVKFERRVLFRKRDIDKWLESKVVLRHPK from the coding sequence ATGACCAAGGCCGAGGCGGCGGAATTTCTTCGGATTAGCCTTGATACCCTCGAAAAACTCATGCGCCGGGGCCTCCCCTATGTTAAATTTGAGCGCCGGGTCCTCTTCCGGAAGCGCGATATCGATAAATGGCTGGAATCAAAGGTCGTGCTGAGGCATCCGAAATAG